Proteins from a genomic interval of Neisseria arctica:
- the nusB gene encoding transcription antitermination factor NusB produces the protein MKTPRRRAREFTVQALYQVALNSTAAPEVAKNIREHSDFAKADEELFTKLFFGANANQREYMQQIRPLLDRDENDLSPIERAVLLMACHELAAMPETPYPVIINEAIEVTKTFGGTDGHKFVNGILDKLAVQLRPNDPKRA, from the coding sequence ATGAAAACACCCCGCCGCCGCGCCCGCGAATTTACCGTGCAAGCGCTTTATCAGGTTGCGCTCAACAGTACTGCCGCACCCGAAGTTGCCAAAAACATCCGTGAACACAGCGACTTTGCCAAAGCCGATGAAGAACTGTTTACCAAGCTTTTTTTCGGCGCCAATGCCAACCAACGCGAATACATGCAGCAAATCCGCCCTCTGCTCGACCGTGATGAAAATGACTTAAGCCCGATCGAGCGCGCCGTATTACTGATGGCCTGCCACGAGCTGGCCGCCATGCCGGAAACACCCTATCCCGTTATCATCAACGAAGCCATCGAAGTCACCAAAACATTCGGCGGCACTGACGGCCACAAATTTGTAAACGGCATCCTCGACAAACTCGCCGTACAATTGCGCCCCAACGATCCGAAACGCGCTTAA